In Dysgonomonadaceae bacterium zrk40, one genomic interval encodes:
- a CDS encoding lipoate--protein ligase family protein: protein MNIVVSPSNIPSFNLAAEEYLFTRKGEDYFFLYRNAPSVIIGSNQAVMNEVDQDWCIEHEIRIIRRISGGGAVYHDHGNLNYSLLYDKSDAPLSGRFLEPVVAVLKVLSVSAEVGRRKDLWLNGKKISGTASHVSLQRELHHGTLLYDTNLEMLQRALNAENKRLIKKATASVPSPVTNIRSYLAERGGDAPDTNLFLEMFAKELLVHYGGGELMPFPGDALEEIERLRKEKYTLRSWNYRL, encoded by the coding sequence ATGAATATTGTTGTCTCCCCTTCTAACATCCCCTCCTTTAATCTTGCGGCTGAAGAGTATCTCTTTACCCGGAAGGGTGAAGATTACTTTTTTCTTTATCGCAACGCCCCCAGTGTGATCATCGGATCCAATCAGGCGGTAATGAACGAGGTGGATCAGGATTGGTGCATCGAGCATGAGATCCGCATCATACGGCGGATTTCAGGTGGAGGCGCGGTATACCATGACCATGGCAACCTCAACTACTCACTTTTGTACGACAAGTCAGATGCACCCCTGAGCGGACGCTTCCTGGAACCGGTGGTGGCGGTGCTTAAGGTACTCTCCGTGTCGGCCGAGGTGGGCCGGAGAAAGGATCTCTGGCTCAATGGGAAAAAGATCTCTGGGACCGCTTCCCATGTCTCGCTGCAGCGGGAGCTGCACCACGGTACACTGCTTTATGACACCAACTTGGAGATGTTGCAACGTGCACTCAACGCAGAGAACAAGCGTCTGATCAAAAAAGCAACCGCCTCTGTGCCCAGCCCGGTGACCAATATCCGCAGCTACCTTGCTGAGAGGGGAGGTGATGCCCCCGATACCAATCTTTTTTTGGAAATGTTTGCTAAAGAGCTGCTTGTGCACTACGGTGGGGGGGAGTTGATGCCCTTTCCGGGTGATGCCCTTGAAGAGATTGAACGGTTACGCAAGGAGAAATATACCCTGCGGAGCTGGAACTACCGGCTTTAA
- the hemG gene encoding protoporphyrinogen oxidase, translating to MERDVVIIGGGLTGLTTALQLKKRGLSVAILEKSNRTGGQIATHREGEFLFESGPNTGSGASEEVMALYDSLSGRCEIEFAAKEAASRWIWKKGRFHPLPSGLVGGIFTPLFSPWDKLRILGEPFRHRGSNPDETVAAMTVRRLGKSFLNYAVDPFLSGIYAGDPHTLITRHALPKLYNLEQQYGSFIGGSIKKAREVKREAAGKARKGIFSTRGGMEQLPRAMSATIGKEDIFLSLNGIRVTPDRETGHWNTSAMHQGNPIAFRSRHLVTTPGAHQLPELLPFVDSPTMEQLTLLRYAPVIQVAVGVKEVGKLRFKAFGGLIPSGEGEDFLGVLFPSSCFVGRSPEGGMLFSFFMGGMRNSGCIDLSDGEIGERVVRSFHRLLGFPAAMEPDLIRIFRHRYAIPQYERSSEERFQTISAMEKGYPGLHIAGNLRDGIGMSHRIIQGFRLAEEIR from the coding sequence ATGGAACGAGATGTGGTCATCATCGGCGGTGGTCTTACTGGACTTACAACCGCACTGCAACTGAAAAAAAGAGGGCTCTCCGTGGCCATCCTCGAGAAGAGCAACCGTACGGGTGGGCAGATTGCCACCCACCGTGAAGGGGAATTCCTCTTCGAATCGGGTCCCAACACCGGATCGGGGGCTTCGGAGGAGGTAATGGCGCTCTATGACTCCCTCTCCGGCAGATGCGAGATTGAATTTGCCGCCAAGGAAGCGGCGAGCCGATGGATCTGGAAAAAGGGACGGTTTCACCCCCTCCCTTCCGGTCTGGTGGGCGGAATCTTCACACCCCTCTTCTCCCCGTGGGACAAGCTGCGGATCTTGGGAGAGCCCTTCCGCCACAGGGGAAGTAATCCGGATGAGACGGTCGCAGCGATGACCGTACGCCGCCTGGGGAAGTCATTCCTCAACTATGCCGTAGACCCGTTTCTCTCGGGGATCTACGCAGGCGACCCCCACACCTTGATCACCCGCCACGCCCTACCCAAGCTCTACAACCTGGAGCAGCAGTACGGCAGTTTTATTGGTGGCAGCATCAAGAAAGCAAGAGAGGTAAAAAGAGAGGCAGCCGGCAAAGCCAGGAAGGGAATCTTCTCCACCCGCGGCGGCATGGAACAGCTCCCTCGTGCGATGTCTGCAACCATTGGCAAAGAGGATATATTTCTCTCTCTCAACGGCATAAGAGTCACCCCCGATAGGGAGACGGGACACTGGAACACTTCCGCAATGCATCAGGGTAATCCAATCGCGTTTCGCTCACGCCACCTGGTGACCACTCCCGGCGCCCACCAACTGCCGGAGTTGCTTCCTTTCGTCGATTCCCCCACAATGGAGCAGCTCACCCTTCTCCGCTACGCACCTGTGATCCAGGTAGCTGTGGGTGTCAAGGAGGTGGGTAAGCTACGCTTCAAGGCTTTCGGGGGATTGATTCCCTCAGGAGAGGGAGAGGATTTCCTTGGTGTGCTCTTCCCCTCCTCCTGCTTTGTCGGTAGAAGTCCCGAGGGAGGAATGCTCTTCTCTTTTTTCATGGGAGGGATGCGAAACAGCGGCTGCATCGATTTGTCAGACGGAGAGATCGGCGAGCGGGTAGTTCGCTCCTTTCACCGCCTGCTTGGCTTTCCGGCAGCAATGGAGCCCGACCTGATCCGTATCTTCCGCCACCGTTATGCGATTCCGCAGTATGAACGCTCCTCCGAAGAGCGGTTTCAGACAATATCTGCGATGGAAAAGGGGTATCCCGGGCTCCACATCGCCGGCAACCTGCGCGACGGTATTGGCATGTCGCACCGAATCATCCAGGGATTCCGTCTTGCAGAGGAGATCCGTTAA
- the hemN gene encoding oxygen-independent coproporphyrinogen III oxidase, translated as MNPLIEKYNVPVPRYTSYPPANFFHEGYGEQELIRAIEASNRQEPSHLSFYIHLPYCNRMCHYCGCNAYPRTRHSSDSDYVEAVIREAEMVCSHIDPNRKIAQIHYGGGSPSTFDPDLIAAINEKLFSHFGTINNPEIAIECHPGYMKASAYERLADAGFNRMSIGIQDFNKEVLKASNRLPSLLPMEELFALLRERQIRINLDFIYGLPLQSVVSFRDTIARAITLGPDRLVTFSYAHVPHLFPRQKLLERKGLPSEELKSALYNNAQQLLLQAGYRQIGLDHYVKEEDELYHALSSGTLHRNFQGYCTRRTTGQVYAFGVTAISQLAGAYAQNSKDIEEYKRTILSGHLAVKKGYSLSREEQVTREVITTLMCNEEIRWQELAEHLQMSVKQLQEMTAYSEEQMQQFAEDGLIHFNREEIMMREKGSPYVRNVAASLDPLLINSDKTFSKPI; from the coding sequence ATGAATCCACTGATAGAGAAATACAACGTACCGGTACCTCGCTACACCAGCTACCCGCCGGCCAATTTTTTTCACGAGGGGTATGGTGAGCAAGAACTGATCCGAGCCATTGAGGCCTCCAACCGGCAGGAGCCCTCCCACCTCTCTTTCTACATCCATCTGCCCTACTGCAATCGCATGTGCCACTACTGCGGTTGCAATGCCTATCCCCGGACCCGGCACAGCAGTGACAGCGACTATGTGGAGGCGGTGATTCGTGAGGCAGAGATGGTCTGCAGCCACATCGATCCAAATAGGAAGATCGCCCAAATCCACTATGGCGGGGGTTCCCCCTCCACCTTCGACCCTGACCTGATTGCGGCAATCAACGAGAAACTCTTCAGCCACTTCGGCACCATCAACAACCCGGAGATTGCAATTGAATGTCACCCTGGCTACATGAAAGCCTCCGCTTACGAGAGACTGGCCGATGCTGGCTTCAACCGGATGAGCATCGGTATCCAGGATTTTAACAAGGAGGTACTGAAGGCATCGAACCGCCTTCCCTCGCTGCTCCCCATGGAAGAGCTGTTTGCCCTTTTAAGGGAGCGACAGATCCGCATCAACCTCGACTTCATCTACGGACTACCACTGCAGTCCGTAGTGAGCTTCCGCGACACCATTGCCAGGGCAATTACCCTGGGACCCGATCGGCTGGTCACCTTCTCCTATGCGCATGTACCCCATCTCTTCCCGCGGCAAAAGCTGCTGGAGCGTAAAGGGTTGCCGTCAGAGGAGCTCAAAAGCGCGCTCTACAATAATGCACAGCAACTGCTGCTACAGGCCGGATACCGACAGATTGGACTGGACCACTACGTAAAGGAGGAGGATGAACTATACCATGCGTTGAGCAGCGGCACCCTACACCGCAACTTCCAGGGCTACTGCACCCGTCGCACCACGGGACAGGTCTATGCCTTCGGCGTCACTGCCATCAGCCAGCTTGCAGGTGCCTACGCCCAGAATAGCAAAGATATTGAGGAGTACAAGCGAACGATCCTCAGCGGCCATCTCGCGGTAAAAAAAGGATACTCTCTCTCGCGGGAAGAACAAGTGACGCGTGAGGTGATTACCACCCTGATGTGCAACGAGGAGATCCGTTGGCAGGAGCTGGCTGAACATTTGCAGATGAGTGTGAAGCAGTTGCAGGAAATGACCGCCTACTCGGAGGAGCAGATGCAGCAATTTGCTGAGGACGGGCTTATCCACTTCAATCGGGAAGAGATCATGATGCGGGAAAAGGGATCACCCTATGTCCGCAACGTAGCCGCATCACTCGATCCACTTCTCATAAACAGCGATAAGACTTTTTCAAAACCGATATAA
- a CDS encoding MFS transporter codes for MKQKLTGNLFTFFTLYIAQSIPMSFFATALPVLMRQGDYSLFAIALLKLIKLPWIFKFLWSPLVDRRTETTADYKRWIIGSEILYALIIFVVAMLNVETHFTLVILLILLAFISSATQDIATDAMAARSFERRNSSLLNSIQSMGSFTGSMVGGGFLLLLFHRIGWSHLLPWVAIFVLVALLPLAFNRRITLQKRKNRKKATPRDMWLFFTRKQIWRQILFLILFYAGLIGILSSLSPYLVDKGYQMKEIGAMVGIFGVSTGILSAFLTGIFIRRKGKLRSRRIISALIILPAAYFLWLTKSGSESHTLILVGVALVWGTYGMASTMINTSAMDIVRDGREGTDFTLQIVLTHLSAMVITLVSARVGDLIGYSGLFTMELLLASLSFIFILFVNPFRPTEKE; via the coding sequence ATGAAACAGAAACTAACCGGCAACCTTTTCACCTTTTTCACCCTCTACATCGCGCAATCAATACCGATGAGCTTTTTCGCCACGGCACTGCCTGTACTGATGCGACAGGGCGACTATTCCCTCTTTGCCATCGCCCTACTCAAGCTGATTAAGCTGCCATGGATCTTCAAGTTCCTCTGGTCGCCGTTGGTCGACAGGAGGACCGAGACCACAGCAGACTACAAGCGGTGGATCATCGGTTCGGAGATTCTCTATGCGCTGATCATCTTCGTGGTGGCGATGCTCAACGTGGAGACCCACTTCACACTGGTCATCCTGCTGATCTTGCTCGCATTTATCTCCTCCGCCACGCAGGACATCGCCACCGACGCGATGGCAGCCCGTTCCTTTGAACGGAGGAACAGCAGCCTGCTCAACAGCATCCAGTCGATGGGTTCCTTCACGGGCAGCATGGTGGGCGGCGGCTTTCTGCTGCTGCTCTTCCACCGTATCGGATGGTCTCATCTACTTCCCTGGGTAGCCATCTTCGTGCTGGTGGCACTGCTTCCCCTGGCATTCAACAGGAGGATTACCCTCCAGAAACGAAAGAACAGGAAGAAAGCAACACCCCGTGACATGTGGCTCTTCTTCACACGAAAGCAGATCTGGCGACAGATCCTCTTCCTCATCCTTTTCTACGCGGGACTGATCGGCATCCTCTCCTCTCTCAGCCCCTACCTCGTGGACAAGGGATACCAGATGAAAGAGATCGGTGCGATGGTGGGCATCTTCGGTGTCTCCACCGGCATCCTCTCCGCTTTTCTCACCGGCATCTTCATCCGCAGAAAAGGGAAACTGCGCTCCCGGCGGATCATCTCGGCACTGATCATCCTCCCCGCTGCCTACTTCCTCTGGCTCACGAAAAGCGGCAGCGAGAGCCACACCCTGATTCTTGTGGGGGTAGCTCTGGTCTGGGGCACCTACGGCATGGCCTCCACCATGATCAACACCTCTGCCATGGACATCGTGCGCGATGGACGTGAGGGTACAGACTTCACCCTACAGATCGTGCTCACACACCTCAGCGCAATGGTCATCACACTGGTGAGCGCCCGCGTGGGTGACTTGATCGGCTATTCTGGATTATTTACCATGGAGTTATTGCTGGCCTCCCTTTCCTTTATTTTTATACTGTTTGTCAACCCGTTTCGTCCAACAGAAAAAGAGTGA
- a CDS encoding TonB-dependent receptor, protein MKTTLLKQLFWDVMLFLFVSPVIRANESDSLRQYHLDSIVVSSIKLPHAAWRVPAASTTLNGTTLQRRQLNEMKDFTASIPNFIMIDRDSRLTSSVFVRGVGSLINAPGVAMYVDGIPHFEKSSFDINLADIEKIEFLRGPQGTLYGRNAMGGIILVHTASPFRRQGTRLRLSYGSHNETRITLSHRQKEGEQFAWGLTGDYHHSDGYIINRYNNKTTDRLNAASLYNRLEWRPRHNLSFRLQQSLEKVKQGAFGYGTVNSEGNDVDSVSLNHPSHYERLIYDAGLQADYHTPLVWFRAQSSLQLLDDTYEVDQDASPRDLYHALQGEKQRLLSQEINLRNTTEGIYGWNFGLFAFHHLIRRSTDVFLQMAKPPYQLEKRYDDRNSGIALYHQSELQITPRLVLEAGLRYDFEKAHSIHRENKLTGGTVELRNQYDSPLTFSQWTPKVTLQYRFNGFNQLYATWARGYKTGGFNTVFEAEHERTFDPEKSWNYEIGGKTTLFDRKLIAEAALFYIDIRNQQVKQLLDLQGVKIRNAGRSISKGAEFSLKVMPSDGALIYFTYGYTHATFRSYHYSEDTDYSGNYLPFVPRNTLTVGAGQRIDLRTFISDRLLLQASYTGMGERYWHEDNRVRQPFYGLLNTSVAIEKGSLRVTLWGKNILNEKQLGYYFESAGRSLGKPGKPFTTGVTFDYSF, encoded by the coding sequence ATGAAAACAACCCTACTGAAACAACTGTTTTGGGATGTGATGCTCTTTTTGTTCGTTTCCCCCGTGATCAGGGCAAATGAGAGCGACTCGCTGCGCCAATACCATCTCGACAGCATCGTCGTCTCGAGCATCAAGCTGCCACATGCCGCCTGGCGGGTGCCGGCAGCCTCCACCACGCTCAATGGCACCACGCTGCAGCGAAGGCAGCTCAATGAGATGAAGGATTTCACCGCCTCTATCCCCAACTTCATCATGATCGACCGTGACTCCCGTCTCACCTCCTCGGTGTTCGTGCGGGGTGTGGGTTCACTGATCAACGCCCCGGGGGTGGCGATGTATGTGGATGGTATCCCTCACTTTGAGAAATCCTCCTTCGACATCAACCTGGCCGATATCGAAAAGATCGAATTCCTTCGCGGTCCACAGGGAACCCTCTACGGCCGCAATGCGATGGGGGGCATCATCCTGGTGCATACCGCCTCCCCCTTTCGCCGGCAAGGGACAAGACTGCGCCTCAGCTACGGCAGCCACAACGAAACACGTATCACGCTGTCGCACCGCCAGAAAGAGGGAGAGCAGTTTGCCTGGGGACTCACCGGCGATTATCACCACTCCGACGGCTACATCATCAACCGCTACAACAACAAAACAACCGACCGACTTAACGCAGCCTCACTGTACAACCGGCTGGAGTGGCGTCCCCGCCACAACCTGAGCTTTCGCCTGCAGCAGAGCCTGGAGAAGGTGAAACAGGGCGCCTTCGGTTACGGGACAGTGAACAGCGAAGGAAACGATGTCGATTCCGTCTCACTCAACCATCCCAGCCACTACGAGCGATTGATCTACGACGCTGGACTACAGGCCGACTATCACACCCCATTGGTCTGGTTCCGTGCGCAGAGTTCGCTGCAGCTGCTGGATGACACCTATGAAGTGGACCAGGATGCCTCACCACGTGACCTCTACCATGCCCTGCAGGGAGAGAAACAGCGACTCCTCTCGCAGGAGATCAACCTCAGAAACACGACAGAGGGAATCTATGGTTGGAACTTCGGCCTCTTTGCCTTTCACCATCTTATTCGCAGGAGTACCGATGTTTTCCTGCAAATGGCCAAGCCCCCCTATCAACTGGAAAAACGTTACGACGACCGGAACAGCGGCATCGCTCTCTATCACCAGTCGGAACTGCAAATCACTCCCCGGCTTGTACTGGAGGCTGGGTTACGGTACGATTTCGAAAAGGCTCATTCCATTCACCGCGAAAACAAACTCACAGGGGGAACTGTAGAGTTGCGCAACCAGTATGACTCCCCCCTCACCTTCTCACAATGGACACCCAAGGTTACGCTACAATATCGCTTCAATGGGTTTAATCAGCTCTATGCCACCTGGGCCAGGGGATACAAGACCGGTGGCTTCAACACCGTCTTCGAAGCGGAGCATGAACGGACTTTCGACCCTGAGAAAAGCTGGAACTATGAGATCGGGGGTAAGACAACCCTCTTCGACAGAAAGTTGATCGCGGAGGCGGCACTTTTCTATATCGATATTCGCAACCAGCAGGTGAAGCAGCTTCTCGACCTGCAGGGGGTGAAGATCCGCAACGCCGGCCGCTCCATAAGCAAGGGCGCCGAGTTCTCTCTGAAAGTAATGCCATCAGATGGCGCGCTGATCTATTTCACTTACGGATACACCCATGCCACCTTCCGTAGCTACCACTACAGTGAGGATACCGACTACAGCGGCAACTACCTCCCCTTCGTACCCCGTAACACCCTCACCGTGGGGGCGGGACAACGAATCGACTTGCGCACTTTCATCAGCGATCGATTGCTGTTGCAGGCAAGCTACACCGGCATGGGCGAACGCTACTGGCACGAGGACAACCGTGTGAGACAACCCTTCTACGGGTTGCTCAACACCAGCGTTGCAATCGAGAAAGGATCGCTGCGGGTGACGCTCTGGGGCAAAAACATACTAAACGAGAAACAGCTGGGATATTACTTTGAATCTGCCGGACGTAGTTTGGGGAAACCGGGTAAACCCTTTACAACGGGGGTAACCTTCGACTATTCATTCTAA
- a CDS encoding TIGR01212 family radical SAM protein (This family includes YhcC from E. coli K-12, an uncharacterized radical SAM protein.), giving the protein MFTNDKPYRDFADYLAARFPYKVQKISINAGFTCPNRDGSKGRGGCTYCNNQSFSPGYGKPTKTITEQMADGIQFFSRKYPEMKYLAYFQSYTNTYDSLTSLTEKYEEALAYPGVVGLIVGTRPDCMPDELLDYFEHLNKKTFLLIEYGVESTLNRTLERVNRQHSYEESTAMIRKTAERGIPVGAHMILGLPGESEEEILCHADRLSELPLTTIKLHQLQIIRYTAMAREYKLLPESFRLFEPEEYIDLCVSFAERLSPDIHIERFTSQSPKRLLIAPDWGMKNHEMTARIIKRFRERVTLQGRLCANLT; this is encoded by the coding sequence GTGTTCACAAACGACAAACCATATCGCGACTTTGCCGACTACCTGGCAGCACGATTTCCGTATAAAGTGCAGAAGATCTCCATCAATGCAGGTTTCACCTGTCCCAACCGCGACGGCAGCAAGGGTCGCGGCGGCTGCACCTACTGCAACAACCAGAGCTTCAGTCCCGGCTACGGTAAGCCCACCAAAACAATTACAGAGCAGATGGCCGACGGCATCCAATTCTTCTCCCGGAAATATCCGGAGATGAAATACCTGGCCTATTTTCAATCCTATACAAACACCTACGACAGCCTGACCTCTCTCACGGAGAAATATGAAGAAGCACTGGCATATCCGGGGGTGGTTGGGCTGATTGTGGGCACACGACCCGACTGCATGCCGGACGAATTGCTGGATTACTTTGAGCATCTCAACAAAAAAACTTTCCTGCTGATTGAATATGGGGTGGAATCAACCCTCAACAGGACCCTGGAGCGGGTGAACCGGCAACACAGCTACGAGGAGTCGACTGCCATGATCCGCAAAACAGCGGAGCGGGGCATCCCCGTGGGTGCACACATGATCCTGGGCCTCCCGGGCGAGAGCGAAGAGGAGATTCTTTGCCATGCCGACAGACTGTCGGAACTGCCACTCACAACGATCAAGCTACATCAGTTACAGATCATTCGCTACACCGCCATGGCGCGTGAATACAAGCTTCTGCCCGAATCGTTCCGGCTTTTCGAACCGGAGGAGTATATCGATCTCTGCGTCAGCTTTGCCGAGCGGCTGAGCCCCGACATCCACATCGAACGGTTCACCTCCCAATCGCCCAAACGACTCCTGATCGCCCCCGACTGGGGGATGAAAAACCACGAGATGACCGCCCGGATCATCAAGCGGTTCCGTGAGAGAGTTACCCTTCAGGGACGTTTGTGTGCCAACCTGACATGA
- the rpsA gene encoding 30S ribosomal protein S1, with protein MTENLKNVAPIEDFDWASYAEGDPYSRENREKLTESYDNTLSKISDKEVVNGIVTSMNKREVVVNIGYKSDGVVSMNEFRYNPDLKIGDEVEVYIESQEDKKGQLILSHKKARASRSWDRVNAALENNEIIKGYIKCRTKGGMIVDVFGIEAFLPGSQIDVKPIRDYDIFVDKTMEFKVVKINPEYKNVVVSHKALIEEELEQQKKEIISKLEKGQVLEGVVKNITSYGVFVDLGGVDGLVHITDLSWGRIQHPEEVVKLDDKINVVILDFDNEKKRIALGLKQLTPHPWDALSETLKVGDIIKGKVVVIADYGAFVEIAPGVEGLIHVSEMSWTQHLHSAQDFMTVGEEVDAVILTLDREDRKMSLGVKQLKPDPWDDIEVKYPVGSTHTATVRNFTNFGAFVEIEEGVEGLIHISDLSWTKKIKHPSEVTEIAAPIEVQVLDIDKENRRLSLGHKQLEENPWDVFETIFTTGSIHEGTIVELLDKGAVISLPYGVEGFATPKHLVKEDNSQAQVDEKLQFKVIEFNKDSKRIIVSHSRIHEDLSGDDSRRRSKRGGRKEGGNETVVAMPSVEKTTLGDIEELAALKEKLDNQKVEAFKKEAAKAEAKAEAKAEVETKADVKEDVKKDEKPKAAKAEKAAEADTTEAEETDASEEVKE; from the coding sequence ATGACTGAAAACCTAAAAAATGTGGCGCCCATAGAAGATTTCGACTGGGCCTCCTATGCTGAGGGTGATCCTTACAGCAGAGAGAACAGGGAAAAACTTACCGAAAGTTACGACAACACGCTGAGCAAGATCAGTGACAAAGAGGTCGTAAATGGTATCGTAACCTCCATGAACAAACGCGAGGTGGTTGTGAACATCGGATACAAATCAGACGGTGTGGTGTCGATGAACGAGTTCCGTTACAACCCCGACCTGAAAATTGGCGACGAAGTAGAGGTTTACATCGAAAGCCAGGAAGATAAAAAAGGACAGCTGATCCTCTCACACAAGAAGGCACGTGCTTCACGCTCGTGGGATCGTGTAAATGCAGCACTCGAAAACAACGAAATCATCAAGGGATATATCAAATGCCGCACCAAGGGTGGTATGATTGTGGATGTATTCGGAATCGAAGCATTCCTTCCGGGATCGCAGATCGACGTGAAGCCGATCCGCGACTATGATATCTTTGTAGACAAGACAATGGAATTCAAGGTTGTGAAGATCAACCCTGAATACAAGAACGTGGTGGTTTCTCACAAGGCACTGATCGAAGAAGAACTCGAGCAGCAGAAGAAAGAGATCATCTCTAAACTGGAAAAGGGACAGGTACTCGAAGGGGTGGTCAAAAACATCACATCCTACGGTGTATTCGTCGACCTGGGCGGTGTAGACGGCTTGGTACACATCACCGATCTCTCATGGGGACGCATTCAACACCCCGAAGAGGTGGTGAAGTTGGACGACAAGATCAACGTGGTGATCCTCGACTTCGACAACGAGAAGAAACGTATCGCACTTGGCCTGAAACAGCTCACCCCGCATCCATGGGATGCCCTGAGTGAAACCCTGAAGGTGGGTGACATCATCAAGGGCAAGGTAGTGGTTATCGCCGACTATGGTGCTTTCGTAGAAATTGCACCGGGTGTTGAGGGATTGATCCACGTTTCTGAGATGAGCTGGACACAGCACCTCCACAGCGCACAGGATTTCATGACCGTAGGCGAAGAGGTGGATGCCGTGATCCTTACACTCGATCGTGAAGACCGTAAGATGTCACTCGGCGTGAAACAGCTGAAGCCCGATCCATGGGATGACATCGAGGTGAAATACCCTGTAGGAAGCACCCATACCGCTACCGTTCGCAACTTCACCAACTTCGGTGCATTTGTGGAAATTGAAGAGGGTGTGGAAGGGCTGATCCATATCTCCGACCTCTCCTGGACCAAGAAGATCAAACACCCGAGCGAGGTGACCGAGATCGCTGCACCAATTGAAGTACAGGTACTCGACATCGACAAGGAAAACCGTCGTCTGAGCTTGGGTCACAAGCAGCTGGAAGAGAACCCCTGGGATGTATTTGAAACTATCTTCACCACGGGTTCAATCCATGAGGGAACCATCGTGGAACTGCTCGACAAGGGTGCCGTGATCTCACTGCCCTACGGCGTGGAAGGATTCGCTACCCCCAAGCATTTGGTGAAGGAAGACAACTCACAGGCACAGGTAGATGAAAAGCTGCAATTCAAGGTGATTGAGTTCAACAAGGATTCCAAGCGCATCATCGTTTCTCACAGCCGCATTCACGAAGATCTATCGGGTGATGACTCCCGCAGAAGAAGTAAGCGCGGTGGCAGAAAAGAGGGTGGCAATGAAACAGTCGTCGCCATGCCTTCTGTAGAGAAGACTACGCTTGGAGACATCGAAGAACTGGCAGCCCTGAAAGAGAAGCTGGACAACCAGAAGGTAGAGGCATTTAAGAAGGAAGCCGCTAAAGCGGAAGCAAAAGCAGAAGCTAAAGCGGAAGTTGAAACGAAAGCCGATGTCAAAGAAGATGTAAAAAAAGATGAGAAGCCGAAGGCTGCTAAAGCAGAAAAGGCAGCAGAAGCAGACACAACCGAAGCTGAGGAAACAGACGCTTCCGAGGAAGTGAAGGAGTAA
- a CDS encoding DJ-1/PfpI family protein encodes MKKVALFLSDGFEEIEALATVDILRRAQIPVTTVSITGKKEVTGAHQIQVIADSLFKETDFSQVGYLVLPGGMPGARHLDEHEGLKQLITDFDHRGEQIAAICAAPMILGGLGLLQDKQATCYPGFEEKLIGARVTGEKVVSDHHITTGRGPGLVFEFALTLVEQIAGSDKRREVAQGLLL; translated from the coding sequence ATGAAAAAAGTAGCACTCTTTCTGTCAGACGGCTTTGAAGAAATTGAAGCGCTCGCCACAGTCGATATCCTGAGAAGAGCGCAGATACCGGTAACCACTGTTTCCATCACTGGGAAAAAAGAGGTGACTGGTGCACACCAGATACAGGTCATCGCAGACAGCCTGTTCAAGGAGACCGATTTCTCGCAGGTGGGCTACCTGGTACTGCCAGGCGGCATGCCCGGAGCACGGCACCTCGATGAGCACGAAGGACTGAAGCAGCTGATCACCGATTTTGACCATCGCGGAGAACAAATCGCCGCCATCTGTGCGGCACCAATGATACTGGGTGGCCTGGGCCTGCTACAGGATAAACAGGCTACCTGCTACCCCGGTTTTGAGGAGAAACTTATCGGCGCAAGGGTCACGGGTGAGAAGGTGGTGAGCGACCACCATATCACCACCGGCAGGGGACCCGGCCTGGTGTTTGAATTCGCGCTGACACTGGTAGAGCAAATCGCCGGCAGTGACAAACGCAGGGAGGTGGCACAGGGATTGCTCCTTTGA